A stretch of Lactuca sativa cultivar Salinas chromosome 6, Lsat_Salinas_v11, whole genome shotgun sequence DNA encodes these proteins:
- the LOC111895494 gene encoding uncharacterized protein LOC111895494 has protein sequence MKILKENAGLLTNFEVVDFLRSRGAAKDPTKVLAPLKPSEFKVYDNLEKSVGSSQTRESMVEFVTKCKPYTLSNPEMTSVINIRPTCEVEIDPLIEDLESRLGENVGELVDLIKQVFPPSPEE, from the coding sequence ATGAAGATACTGAAAGAGAATGCAGGGCTTCTTACAAATTTTGAAGTAGTGGATTTCCTACGTTCTAGAGGGGCTGCAAAAGATCCCACAAAGGTGCTTGCTCCCTTAAAACCTTCAGAATTCAAGGTTTATGACAATCTAGAGAAAAGTGTGGGTTCTAGTCAAACACGAGAAAGCATGGTTGAGTTTGTGACAAAATGTAAACCTTACACGCTTTCAAACCCTGAGATGACAAGTGTGATCAACATTAGGCCGACTTGTGAAGTGGAAATCGACCCCCTGATAGAGGATCTTGAGTCACGCCTTGGTGAAAATGTGGGTGAATTGGTGGACTTGATTAAGCAAGTGTTTCCCCCTTCTCCTGAGGAATGA